One genomic window of Saccopteryx bilineata isolate mSacBil1 chromosome 4, mSacBil1_pri_phased_curated, whole genome shotgun sequence includes the following:
- the RTL1 gene encoding retrotransposon-like protein 1: MIEPSEDSFETMMERKNPSSKQMESSEGSSNTTVETASSGAQEEAGPASGPAQEIEELPIDLLQDMEEPSSGPHREIKDPPNDLLQDLEESRNAACQQVGDPTGEAPGEMKEASNTPWGDPDEDDYDTDLAGWDDDDDDSAEPSEAEAAAAEFMAKFRSLVSLYFRMQDLKEQQRVAEEILMEGISLGQLPSPKRFSGDRREYHEFIVLCQLILQSYPRMFCSDRLRVGYIIRHLSGVALDWAKGLIQENSPLIDDFPAFLEAMSEVFEYRQALRVAEDAMFNLRQGDRTATDYISEFQSLVPTLGWPDEVLQAHLCQGLKEEIRHYLFRVPQPDSLDSLIVLVLQIEEKLAERRAMLRLPPEARPRNLTWIDSPAPERWMVSSWLPCEVHPGINRNHLFLLLMVRVNPYHSVAVRALVDSGSGSNFMDEKFAQEHYVELYEKPYPQSIETMDGSLIGNEPVWLYTEPLVCLHQNHQESIEFDIVPSPHFSVILGIDWLRVHTPDVDWTRGRCTFHSPYCLQNCFRPPPPCIALEKHAVSLLPGLPPPYSDLADVFNPKEAADEETSDQPSSDGSDDLSESEPSELQQAGDSDHSETIHEGPSSAATWEPAGAGMQETAKPRNESWEPDLRDMLSNRQDYVQMIPELFDQLHGATWFTKLELRGTIVEESMKIQQTEDVWKAAFGLEPQKMESYQPFLICSDPLIPQKVMHFILKDLLGYSVLSYGHDVLVYSMSQEEHLQHVRQVLVRFRHHNIYCSLDRSQFHRHTAEFLGFVLTPKGVKLNKGIVTTITGYPIPGSKKSLRHLIQFIFPYRHFVERFSVITEPLVRQLLSPDPFYWGDEEQEAFECLKRAFRTAPLLYHPKPQNPFYLETGITQTALHATLIQVDEQTGKRVSCAFYSRQISPIEVDYSQLEMKVLPIRAAFMVWCRYLENTEEPIMILLNTEDLASLNNDRLTVLLPGHWVYFFSHFHFDIMARPEQDGGRPLPPVRKPKRRSLQARAATRSQRLFAMGGSFRDLLPESEEEENGDAPPQEDLSEQTLQHHYLTRLSVDQLLHNLLAHLTVAQIRAVILHFFRGLLYWKNTLSTAALLVMLQAKQRLPLLPAPALEVVPTRRSLRLVLDSSVLANRDIATALTQLLTQMPSAVGIDATVLAEGQVLLPQASRALSLPPEFWMMLCEHFGVRVTPGEGPQPLLLGSHSLELHVVGDDVVLREALQDDLQRYRQCGLHDGLQDTSQDAQGDDVQENSVRGVPAQEPAATDPIPAPPVGQLAPLGIVGFLYNHLRGAQERPNLALEDPEAGTLVRFLAMLCAEATVPPRGRQARGGARLDELSDDDEDADWFRNTQQNALPGGWRYSPLSCSLRKAFLMQQTPPDAVKNKRGPLLGAQHNPISGRSPWPGPDPRLACLLLATKSEGGPGPSPGECPTAGHSFALQRGGLRDGPAPGAAPLQDLRELQKTEKSMLGEAGGQHKLEDMPRAARGAEEGPGLRGLKGMKKGII, translated from the exons ATGATAGAACCCTCTGAAGACTCATTTGAGACGATGATGGAGCGTAAGAATCCATCATCAAAACAAATGGAGTCCTCCGAGGGCTCATCCAACACCACCGTGGAGACCGCAAGCAGCGGGGCGCAGGAGGAGGCGGGGCCGGCCAGCGGCCCAGCCCAGGAAATCGAAGAGCTGCCCATTGATCTCCTCCAAGACATGGAGGAGCCATCCAGTGGCCCACATAGGGAAATTAAGGATCCACCCAATGACCTACTCCAAGACCTGGAGGAGTCACGCAACGCCGCATGTCAGCAAGTGGGGGATCCAACCGGTGAGGCACCTGGTGAGATGAAAGAAGCATCCAACACCCCTTGGGGAGACCCAGACGAGGACGACTACGACACTGACCTGGCCGGGTGGGACGACGACGACGACGATTCCGCAGAGCCGAGCGAGGCTGAGGCCGCCGCCGCGGAGTTCATGGCCAAGTTCAGGTCCCTCGTCTCTCTGTACTTCCGGATGCAAGACCTCAAAGAACAGCAGAGAGTCGCAGAAGAGATCCTGATGGAAGGGATCAGCCTGGGCCAACTGCCCTCCCCGAAACGCTTCTCGGGCGACCGCAGAGAGTACCACGAGTTCATCGTGCTCTGCCAGCTGATCTTACAAAGCTACCCAAGAATGTTCTGCAGCGACCGCCTGAGAGTGGGGTACATCATCCGCCACCTCTCAGGCGTGGCCCTCGACTGGGCCAAAGGTCTGATACAGGAAAACAGCCCCCTGATCGACGACTTCCCAGCCTTCCTGGAGGCCATGTCAGAGGTGTTCGAGTACCGGCAGGCGCTACGCGTGGCGGAAGACGCCATGTTCAACCTGAGGCAAGGGGATCGCACCGCCACCGACTACATCAGCGAGTTCCAGAGCCTGGTACCCACCTTGGGCTGGCCAGACGAAGTCCTGCAGGCCCACCTGTGCCAGGGGCTCAAGGAAGAGATCAGGCACTATCTGTTCCGGGTCCCTCAGCCGGATTCGCTGGACAGCCTGATCGTGCTCGTCCTGCAGATAGAAGAGAAGCTGGCGGAGAGAAGGGCCATGCTCAGGCTGCCCCCTGAGGCCCGCCCTCGGAACCTGACCTGGATCGACTCACCTGCTCCGGAGCGCTGGATGGTCAGCAGCTGGCTGCCCTGCGAAGTCCACCCCGGCATTAACCGCAACCACCTCTTCCTGCTGCTGATGGTGCGGGTGAACCCTTACCACAGCGTCGCCGTCCGGGCCCTGGTCGACTCAGGGTCGGGCTCCAACTTCATGGATGAGAAGTTCGCCCAAGAGCACTACGTCGAGCTGTACGAGAAGCCCTACCCGCAGTCCATTGAAACCATGGACGGCTCGCTGATCGGCAACGAGCCGGTCTGGCTCTACACCGAGCCCCTGGTGTGCCTCCATCAGAACCACCAGGAGTCCATCGAATTCGACATCGTCCCTTCGCCCCACTTCTCCGTGATCTTGGGCATCGACTGGCTGCGCGTCCACACCCCCGACGTGGACTGGACCCGAGGCCGCTGCACCTTCCACTCGCCCTACTGCCTGCAGAACTGCTTCCGCCCGCCCCCGCCGTGCATCGCACTCGAGAAGCACGCTGTCAGCCTGCTGCCCGGCCTGCCGCCCCCGTATTCCGACCTGGCCGACGTGTTCAACCCGAAGGAGGCCGCAGATGAGGAGACTTCCGACCAGCCAAGCTCAGACGGATCCGATGATCTTTCTGAATCAGAGCCCTCTGAGCTTCAGCAGGCTGGAGACAGTGATCACAGCGAGACCATCCACGAGGGTCCCTCCTCGGCGGCGACCTGGGAACCTGCGGGTGCTGGGATGCAAGAGACAGCCAAGCCGCGCAATGAATCCTGGGAGCCGGAT CTGCGGGACATGCTGAGCAACAGACAGGACTACGTGCAGATGATTCCGGAGCTGTTCGACCAGCTCCACGGAGCGACCTGGTTCACCAAGCTGGAGCTGCGGGGGACCATCGTGGAGGAAAGCATGAAAATACAGCAGACAGAGGACGTATGGAAAGCGGCGTTCGGTTTGGAGCCTCAGAAGATGGAGAGCTACCAGCCCTTCCTGATCTGCTCAGACCCTCTCATCCCTCAGAAAGTGATGCACTTTATCCTGAAAGACTTGCTAGGTTACTCCGTGCTCTCCTACGGGCACGATGTCCTGGTCTACTCCATGAGCCAGGAGGAGCACCTCCAACACGTCCGCCAAGTCCTGGTCCGCTTCCGGCACCACAACATCTACTGCTCCCTGGACAGGAGCCAGTTCCACCGGCACACTGCCGAATTCCTGGGATTCGTCCTGACCCCCAAAGGGGTGAAGCTGAACAAGGGCATCGTGACCACTATCACGGGATACCCCATCCCGGGCTCTAAGAAGTCCCTGCGACACCTGATCCAATTCATCTTCCCCTACCGCCACTTCGTGGAGCGCTTCAGCGTTATCACGGAGCCCCTGGTGCGCCAGCTGCTGAGCCCCGACCCATTCTATTGGGGTGATGAGGAGCAGGAGGCCTTCGAGTGCCTGAAGCGGGCTTTCCGCACGGCGCCCCTCCTCTACCACCCCAAGCCCCAGAACCCATTCTACTTGGAGACGGGCATCACCCAGACGGCCCTGCACGCCACCCTCATCCAGGTGGACGAACAGACCGGCAAGAGAGTCTCCTGCGCTTTCTACTCCCGACAAATCTCCCCTATCGAGGTGGACTACTCTCAGCTGGAGATGAAGGTCCTTCCGATCCGGGCTGCCTTCATGGTGTGGTGTCGCTACCTGGAGAACACCGAGGAGCCCATCATGATCCTTCTCAACACTGAGGACCTAGCCTCTCTGAATAATGACAGGCTCACCGTACTTCTCCCGGGGCACTGGGTCTATTTCTTCTCCCACTTCCACTTTGACATCATGGCACGTCCGGAACAAGATGGCGGCAGGCCCCTGCCCCCCGTGCGGAAACCCAAACGCAGGTCTTTGCAGGCCCGTGCTGCCACCCGGTCCCAAAGGCTTTTCGCCATGGGAGGATCCTTCAGGGATCTGCTCCCAGAGTCTGAGGAAGAGGAGAATGGAGATGCACCTCCCCAGGAGGACCTGAGTGAGCAAACCCTCCAGCACCACTACCTGACCCGGCTCTCTGTTGACCAACTACTTCACAACCTCCTCGCCCATCTCACCGTGGCCCAGATCAGGGCTGTCATTCTGCATTTCTTCCGAGGCCTGCTTTACTGGAAGAACACCCTGTCCACGGCGGCCCTGCTGGTGATGCTGCAGGCCAAGCAGCGCCTCCCGCTGCTGCCAGCACCCGCCCTGGAAGTGGTGCCCACCAGGCGCTCCCTGCGCCTCGTCCTGGACTCGTCCGTGCTCGCCAACCGTGACATCGCCACGGCCCTTACCCAGCTGCTGACCCAGATGCCCTCTGCAGTGGGCATCGACGCCACCGTCCTGGCTGAGGGGCAGGTCTTGCTACCGCAGGCCTCCCGGGCCCTGTCCCTCCCGCCCGAGTTCTGGATGATGCTGTGTGAGCACTTTGGTGTCAGAGTCACCCCGGGGGAAGGAccccagcctctcctgctcgGAAGCCACTCCCTGGAGCTGCACGTCGTCGGCGATGATGTCGTCTTGCGAGAAGCCCTGCAAGACGACCTGCAACGTTACCGTCAGTGTGGCCTGCATGACGGCCTGCAAGACACCTCGCAGGACGCGCAGGGGGACGACGTGCAGGAGAACAGCGTGCGAGGGGTTCCGGCGCAGGAGCCTGCAGCCACCGACCCCATCCCCGCCCCTCCGGTTGGCCAACTGGCCCCCCTTGGAATCGTCGGCTTTCTGTACAACCACTTGCGTGGAGCCCAAGAGCGACCCAACCTGGCCCTTGAAGACCCCGAGGCCGGGACCTTGGTCCGCTTTCTGGCCATGCTCTGCGCAGAGGCCACCGTTCCGCCCCGGGGCAGACAGGCCAGAGGAGGAGCAAGGCTGGACGAGCTCTCTGATGATGATGAAGAC GCCGACTGGTTCCGGAACACGCAACAGAACGCACTCCCCGGCGGCTGGCGGTACTCACCACTCAG CTGCTCCCTCAGGAAGGCCTTCCTGATGCAGCAGACACCCCCTGATGCGGTGAAGAATAAGAG AGGGCCCCTTCTGGGAGCACAGCACAACCCCATCAGTGGGAGAAGCCCCTGGCCGGGCCCTGACCCACGTCTGGCCTGTCTGCTCTTGGCCACCAAGTCAGAAGGTGGCCCTGGGCCCAGCCCTGGGGAGTGTCCCACTGCGGGGCATAGTTTTGCCCTCCAACGAGGGGGTCTCAGAGATGGCCCAGCCCCAGGCGCCGCCCCCCTCCAGGACCTCAGGGAGCTTCAGAAGACAGAGAAGAGCATGCTGGGAGAGGCTGGCGGGCAGCACAAGCTTGAGGACATGCCCCGGGCAGCCAGGGGTGCAGAGGAGGGTCCGGGGCTGCGCGGGTTGAAGGGGATGAAGAAAGGCATCATCTAG